A window of Colletes latitarsis isolate SP2378_abdomen chromosome 11, iyColLati1, whole genome shotgun sequence genomic DNA:
GTAATTATATTTGACTTTTATTCCAATTATGTGAtgtaattttagtatttttttttttacgatatTAAAAGTACTTCTTATTGCGTTTCTTTATTATCGCAATTGCATTCCCATAAATGTGTCGTTCATCAGTATTTTCATAACAACCCCTATGTGTTATAAACAGTGTATTCATTTATGAATGTTGTATCCTATTCTTAAGTACATAGATAAGTATAGCTAATGAATGTCATTTgatttttaaatgcaattaaTGAGCGTGCATCGCAATAGACATATAGATGTCTTATGTTCCAGTATAATTCTTGGTTGAGCATTAACAAATACTATATACTCTACATGCAAAACGAATGTGAATGCAATATCCAAATGCTCTTCCATAAACTTTTTTATACGCGACTTTTATATTGTGAAAGAGGAGAAAGAACTTTACCAAGTTTGTGCTCTTACATCTGTGTACTTGTATCCTGTATAAGTAGTGTTGTACGTGATATATTACGATAATACGTATATAAAACGTATTGTCCATGACCAAGAAAGAAACTTCTGGTATTATATAATTCGTTGAGTTCAAATATGTTATTGACACTGTAGACTCTATTCTGAATTTTATGTACAACAAACTATAATCTAATCTGTAAGAACATTGAGATTCCTCGATACTCTATTTTCAATCCTAaatgaaattgaattaaaattaaaaagaaaaaaaaaaaaaaattgaaaaatacccATGCCTAATTTTAAATGTTGTCCCTTATTTCACTATaaagaaccacgtttaaatagAAATTAGCGAAAATtacgtaccttattactacgaatATCGAGGAATTATCAATGAAATACTACAAACGTGTTGAAAAAGAAACTGCCATGAAACTTTTACTAATGTACAACTTTTACAAGAAATAAACAACCAATTTCATGTATTCTGTCGTTCGTTTCTTCCTGCCACAAGGAATGGAATATCAGGATACATCACACTATAGAACTAAATACGTTGcttcataaatatatttttgcatatcttTTCTCAATAAACTAATGTCAAATTATTATGTATATAAAAAGcagatatttatattatataatacaTTTGACTTTCCCTTAAAACTATCTTACATGTGATGTATCTTATACACGTGATACGATAGTTGGAAGTAACTGCGTGTATGtgtatgtgtatgtgtgtgtgtatctAATAAATTGTTAACTATTTGAAAATAATACATGTGTTCTATTAATATGTAGATTCTGGAACCTGTATGCTTTTCTTAAACAATATACCATTTAATGCTTATAAAATTAGGAACACATGTTATATCATTAAAAGGAATATTTATATAAGATTCATACTTGCAACTGTATACATAATGTAACACTCTATACAAGTTTATTCGATCTATTGCATAGTAAAACGAGAGTAAATATAATCTTTTTTAAACTCTTCTTTTGACAATTATGTTTAACTAAAGATCCAACTTACATATACTGTATATAACTGGTACGTTTGCGAGGCACAAGAATGCGGGGCTCGATTGGTTATGGTCTACAATCTCCGTCCGACTACTGTACGTATTTTCGGAGTATTACCGAGACCCTGTACTCAGGCCAACGAGACGAGTCagcaaacgtaaacaaacgtccCTGAATGTGACTTGTGAGTGTTCGGCAGCCAATGACTGCAGCCGCAGCATCGACCACGTGGATATCACACAAATACCTTATTTTTCTTCACTGACTCGTCTCATTGACCCGAATATAAATTATAGAGATGGGTAATCAATGGTGAGGGTAGATAGAGCAAATGGAAAACCTTTCTTCTGCCTCTTTCGCTCTTCTCGCAAACTAACCAGTTATTTACAGTACGTATCAATATGCTTAtataaatgtttaaataaatgtataaaCCAATTATAGAGTTCTATAAAACACAACGAAGATAAAACGTTGACAATATATTACAACATTAATGTTTACACATGGCATACACTGGTATATGTCATTAGACTTGGCTACTTCTTCAATGATATGTTACCATGAAATTATCCGTTCACTAATTCTAACATACAAAGTAATGCTAAgactataaattaaaaaaatatactcaTTCTGACTATCGCGTactagaataaaaaataaaaaataaaaaaaattcattctttGGTTTCAATTGGTTTTCTAGTTAAAAGTAATATGATCTTCTTTACCGTTACtgtgaaaaaattcagtattaaaCTTCCATTAATTTTCATCACAGAGAAAATCGTTCTCATCGATTatataaatttgatttaaatttacgagattattttttaaacggTATAAATAAAACTTCTAGTATCGTTGATTTATTAGTTTATCGAGAACGTGCAATATCCGAAAATGTACTTTAAAATAACTAGGTACACAATATGTTTCAGTCCTTGTATCAGGCAGCATTGCAATTATACCTGTACTATACGTTATatgtgtatacatatgtatacatatatacactaTATATCGTAAGATCATCATAAAATCTCCGCACGCAACGAATTATTTTCTTTCAGATTTTATAAAGCGACATTTTACGTTCCCAAAATAAAATAGTTAAAAACCCAAACCCTGAGAATTTAGCTCCGAAATACTGATACTTTAAATTATTATAGCTATGTTATTGCATCATAACAATCTTTTACTAATGAGCACTCAGGGAATGAGAAAGGAATGTTCATtacgaaataatattttaaaataataagaaaTGACACATTATTAGAATGTCAACATAAAGTTAAAATATACTGTTTCTTATTTACGTGTTTTCAATATTTGGTACCTTGAGTACTTTGCTCGCTAAGTGTCTACCTACATGCCCGCTTAAGTGTGAACGTTGATTGGCTTTGCGATCAAAATGCATCTTTTATATTTTGGAATTGTCTTACTGCCAGGTCGACTGGTAAATCAAATTTGTAGTTGGTAAGACGATCGAGAGTATGAAATGCATCTTGAAAACCTGTTTGTAATAACAATAAGCAAGTATTGCAATTTTAAAGTTTATCTTTAAGATGACAATAATCTGCATACGAATATTTCAATATACCTGTTCTTACAACGTAACTCCATGATGTATAATGATTTTCGAGAAGATACTGACATTGTAAGATAAGTTTCAACCAAGCAACAAGCTTATTAGTGCTAGAATAAAACAGCAATGAGTCTTAAATTCTTGTTATTGCAAGGGAAACTAATAACGTGTTTACTCACTTTAGGGATGCACATATAAATGCTTTAAAATGGGAATCATAACTTCTTTTATATGGACTATGCGAGGCAATAATATTCCCAATAGTCGTTAATAAGCTCTGAAAATTAGAATACTTTGTTATGACGTGCATGCCGCCAAAGGGTATCATTACTAAAATATATTATGGGCACCTGTTTGGAGGATATAACTCTTCCACATGCAAGATCTAGATTAAAACTTTGGGATAATTTCTGTGCTGGACTAGAATTGTAACGATGGCcatttttaatttcataataCTTCAGTATTAGCTCCCATGCATGCATTAAATTAGTAGTAGAAGAGTTTCTTTGGGGAAAACAACCCACAAACGGCACTACGCTATTAGAACGCACATCAGACATTAAACCATGTTGCATTAAATCACGTATGGAGGTTGCTAGGTGCTTCCTTACAGCAGATGTGACTCTAGCATTACAATGCGACGTGGAATCTGAATCCGAAGCATAATCATTGTCGTTAACATCATCGTCTTCTGGATGACGCTCACTGTCTGCAATAGTCTCTATGACGTGCTCAACCGCAATATCTAATCTTGTTCTTAAATCGCGCCAATTATGTAGAGAATTTTTCTTAAAGTTTCTTCGCACCCGTTCACTACCGCATCCTAACTGAGACACTAGGAACATATGCAAAAGAGCCACGACCTTCTTAACGGTGTTAAGAGTTCTAGTTGTACTTTCCTCCTCTATTGGTTTCCTATTAAATGCTTTCTTAGCGTACGAAGCTGAATAAGCAGAACCACTAGTGTGGACGGGACACGCGCAAGTACACGCTAAAGTTTCTGTACTGACTTCACCCTGAAGGTAATTTATAAAGCGCTCTAAATCTGCAATTTGTGTTTTTAATTGAGTCACTAGTTGTTCTTTCATTTTCAAAGGACTAACAATCTGTAAACAAAACTTATTAATCCTTTTCaaattatctataaatattGATTCGTTAATACGCCCTAAGTAATTTACCTGACTTATAGCATAATCTACTTGCCATCTTAAATCATCAACTGGTAATTTACATAGGTCGTCAACATTAAAATTTAACTTTTCTTTTAAATGATCTACAAAAGAAAATCACTGTAGGTGCTATGCAAGTACACAAGTACATATTTTAAAATGACTTACTGATTATGATATTCTGTCGTTCTAATATCATGCTTTGTGGTAAATCCGCGTTACCAGTTTCATAAGCATATTTCTCTAGATCCTCTAACTGAGACTTTAACTGACATATCAATTCTTTCTGTTTTGTTCTTTGTACCGCCATTTTAGATTCAACGTCAACATCGTTAATTACCCCGGATATCTGTTAAATTGTAAATGCTAAGCATTCAATCATCTATTTTACTTAATTATTGCATCACACACAAAGTAAGGCACTTAAGAATAATTCGTTTCTTATCTTTAACGGTGTTGGTGTATTAGGcactatttaaaaataataacaggCATTGTCGCGGCCAAATTTGAGTCAACAAAATCTTATCACTATTTTAACTTCGGAACTTATTCATGAGTCGACATTTCTGCCAATGCTCTGAGGTTcaacaaaatttaatataagCAAAGTTGGTGCATAAAACCTAACAGCGACTGAAAGTCTCTTCTCGAGCGTAAAGGAATATACTAAAATCAATGCATAGAAAGATTTTTATTTCCCAGTACAACATAAATATTATTCTGATTTATAAACTAGTGATTTAAATAaagattataaaaaaataaaacatatattACAGATTTGTACGTTTGTTGGTGGTATACAAGCAAAGCAAATAGTATAAACATAAgtttaatacagggtgtttggccactcctggaaaaaattttaataatagattctagaggccaaaataatacgaaaatcaagaataccaatttgttgattgaggctttgttaaaaagttattaacgtttaaagttccgcttgtagaacggcaatctgcgaacagctgcgagcgcgcgatagtggttctcattcagcatgagaaactctacttactgacgtatcgacagtcttacagttttgtaaatgagaaccactatcacgcgtacgcagctgttcgcagattgccattctacaagcggaactttaaaccttaataactttttaacgaagcctcaatcaacaaattggtattcttgattttcgtcttattttggcccctagaatctgctattaaaattattttcaggaatggccgaacaccctgtatattgaaaacataaaaaagataaaaaaaaaatgcaaaacagagataaataataaatataataccaAAAGATTAAATGAAGATACGAGGG
This region includes:
- the LOC143348455 gene encoding RUN domain-containing protein 1 translates to MSTEEHKGCENEDIENSDESDRPSGERWAPVGANDGDNDFADEYKYVDNMENLSHDMERLKMLEEEQEMLNSSLIALTTHFAQVQFRLRQIVDAPTNEKETLLKELEEFAFRGIPDVPNDFSFDSRSITPTSPMSCKQSISGVINDVDVESKMAVQRTKQKELICQLKSQLEDLEKYAYETGNADLPQSMILERQNIIINHLKEKLNFNVDDLCKLPVDDLRWQVDYAISQIVSPLKMKEQLVTQLKTQIADLERFINYLQGEVSTETLACTCACPVHTSGSAYSASYAKKAFNRKPIEEESTTRTLNTVKKVVALLHMFLVSQLGCGSERVRRNFKKNSLHNWRDLRTRLDIAVEHVIETIADSERHPEDDDVNDNDYASDSDSTSHCNARVTSAVRKHLATSIRDLMQHGLMSDVRSNSVVPFVGCFPQRNSSTTNLMHAWELILKYYEIKNGHRYNSSPAQKLSQSFNLDLACGRVISSKQSLLTTIGNIIASHSPYKRSYDSHFKAFICASLNTNKLVAWLKLILQCQYLLENHYTSWSYVVRTGFQDAFHTLDRLTNYKFDLPVDLAVRQFQNIKDAF